One part of the Clostridium thermosuccinogenes genome encodes these proteins:
- the istB gene encoding IS21-like element helper ATPase IstB yields MHELIAAYCNTLKLGSRIAKNYSQIEAETHEEFLAKLLAMEIEARELNRKNALLKQAQFDVLKTFGDFRFEKMSIPNTIDVEAIKTASFVDKKENLILYGSVGLGKTHLATAMGVEACNRGKRVRFFRTSSLVNQLLDAKAEGSLKRFMKQLNKADLIICDEWGFIPFEKEGAQLLFQVISDCYERKSLIITTNLEFSKWNSIFYDEKLTSAIIDRIIHHSHLIVFEGSSNRLENSLMKVR; encoded by the coding sequence ATGCATGAACTAATTGCTGCCTACTGTAACACTCTAAAACTTGGCTCAAGAATTGCCAAGAATTATTCGCAGATTGAGGCCGAGACCCATGAGGAATTTCTTGCTAAGCTTTTGGCTATGGAAATAGAGGCCAGAGAACTCAATCGTAAAAATGCCCTGCTGAAGCAAGCGCAATTTGATGTCTTGAAAACCTTTGGAGACTTTCGGTTTGAAAAGATGAGTATACCCAATACTATCGATGTAGAAGCTATTAAAACAGCTTCTTTCGTTGACAAAAAGGAAAACCTGATTCTCTATGGATCTGTTGGGCTTGGGAAAACTCACCTGGCTACGGCAATGGGTGTGGAAGCCTGTAACCGTGGGAAAAGGGTAAGGTTTTTCCGCACATCTTCACTTGTTAATCAACTATTGGATGCCAAAGCTGAAGGAAGCCTTAAACGTTTTATGAAGCAATTGAATAAGGCAGATTTGATTATTTGCGATGAATGGGGTTTCATTCCATTTGAAAAAGAGGGAGCGCAACTTTTATTTCAGGTTATATCAGACTGTTACGAACGCAAAAGTCTAATTATTACTACTAATTTAGAATTCAGTAAATGGAACAGTATTTTCTACGATGAAAAGCTAACAAGCGCAATCATTGATAGAATTATTCATCACAGCCACTTAATTGTATTTGAAGGTTCAAGTAATCGTTTAGAGAACTCCTTGATGAAAGTACGATAA
- a CDS encoding DevR family CRISPR-associated autoregulator, with product MMNKDSKKMKISSISISGKITLDMHSLNNEGGEGNQILTRQVTIVDDKGKIHTVNAISGDMLKHVQTEHLYNIAVEKGLPLCNACTTFNSNRISGDRVFSEESKGKDQQTVMDLLLEKCVIDDMQGILVTNNNSNLPRKSCSEYGWLIGLPDKTTTENYFHVKLVPNAGSKSEGEDESSNQGQNIFHRPANSGEYALVCNLDIYRIGYNEITRTYSIDDNDRLERYKALLESTLYTFLKTKGAMRNTQNPHVVNFEGVLAISKNATPAPLISAINPDYKEEIERIADALNSLDIKEEPENNEKNIVLRRFNSLSEFADAMKDLINEGEPYKVKESRQEG from the coding sequence ATGATGAATAAAGATAGCAAAAAGATGAAAATAAGCTCAATTTCGATAAGTGGAAAAATCACACTGGACATGCATTCCTTGAATAATGAAGGCGGAGAAGGAAACCAAATACTTACAAGGCAGGTTACCATAGTGGACGATAAGGGTAAAATCCACACAGTCAATGCCATAAGCGGAGATATGTTGAAACACGTACAAACAGAACATCTATATAATATTGCCGTGGAAAAAGGGCTACCATTATGTAATGCCTGCACTACATTCAATTCAAACAGGATAAGTGGGGACAGGGTCTTTAGCGAGGAATCTAAAGGTAAAGATCAGCAAACAGTTATGGATTTGCTGTTAGAAAAATGTGTAATTGATGATATGCAGGGTATACTGGTTACTAATAATAACAGCAATCTTCCCAGAAAATCGTGCAGCGAATATGGATGGTTAATAGGACTTCCAGACAAGACAACTACAGAAAACTATTTTCACGTAAAATTAGTACCTAATGCTGGCTCCAAGTCAGAGGGAGAAGACGAGAGTTCGAATCAGGGACAGAACATATTTCATAGGCCAGCAAACTCAGGGGAATATGCACTTGTGTGCAATTTGGATATTTACAGAATAGGGTATAATGAGATCACGAGAACCTATAGTATAGATGACAATGATAGATTAGAAAGATATAAAGCTCTTCTGGAGTCAACACTATATACTTTTTTGAAAACAAAAGGAGCTATGAGAAACACTCAAAATCCTCATGTGGTAAATTTTGAGGGTGTATTAGCCATCTCAAAAAACGCAACCCCTGCACCGTTAATCAGTGCTATTAATCCGGACTATAAAGAAGAAATAGAAAGAATAGCAGATGCTTTGAATTCGTTAGATATTAAAGAAGAGCCTGAAAATAATGAAAAAAATATAGTGTTAAGGAGATTCAATAGCTTGTCGGAATTTGCAGATGCTATGAAAGACCTAATTAATGAAGGAGAGCCTTATAAGGTGAAGGAGAGCAGACAGGAGGGCTGA